The Equus caballus isolate H_3958 breed thoroughbred chromosome 22, TB-T2T, whole genome shotgun sequence genome window below encodes:
- the SOX12 gene encoding transcription factor SOX-12, which yields MVQQRGARAKRDGGPPPPGPGPAEEGAREPGWCKTPSGHIKRPMNAFMVWSQHERRKIMDQWPDMHNAEISKRLGRRWQLLQDSEKIPFVREAERLRLKHMADYPDYKYRPRKKSKGAPAKARPRPPGGGGGSGGSRLKPGPQLPGRGGRRAAGGPLGGSAAAPEDDDEDDDEELLEVRLVETPGRELWRMVPAGRAARGPAERAQGPSGEGAAVSAASPTPSEDEEPEEEEEEVAAADEGEEETVASGEEPLGFLSRLPPGPAGLDCSALDRDPDLPPPSGTSHFEFPDYCTPEVTEMIAGDWRPSSIADLVFTY from the coding sequence ATGGTGCAGCAGCGGGGCGCGAGGGCCAAGCGGGACGGCGGGCCGCCGCCCCCGGGGCCCGGGCCGGCCGAGGAGGGGGCGCGGGAGCCCGGCTGGTGCAAGACCCCGAGCGGCCACATTAAGAGACCGATGAACGCATTCATGGTGTGGTCGCAGCACGAACGGCGGAAGATCATGGACCAGTGGCCCGACATGCACAACGCCGAGATCTCCAAGCGCCTGGGCCGCCGCTGGCAGCTGCTGCAGGACTCGGAGAAGATCCCTTTCGTGCGGGAGGCGGAGCGGCTGCGCCTCAAGCACATGGCGGATTACCCGGACTACAAGTACCGGCCGCGCAAAAAGAGCAAGGGGGCGCCCGCCAAGGCGCGGCCCCGCccccccggcggcggcggcggcagtggTGGCAGCCGGCTGAAGCCCGGGCCGCAGCTGCCTGGCCGCGGGGGCCGCCGAGCAGCGGGAGGGCCTCTGGGGGGCAGCGCGGCGGCGCCCGAGGACGACGACGAGGACGACGACGAGGAGCTGCTGGAAGTGCGCCTGGTCGAGACCCCCGGGCGGGAGCTGTGGAGGATGGTCCCGGCGGGGCGGGCCGCCCGGGGACCAGCGGAGCGCGCCCAGGGGCCGTCGGGGGAGGGGGCGGCTGTCAGCGCCGCCTCCCCGACTCCGTCGGAGGACGAAGAGccggaggaagaggaggaggaggtggcggCGGCGGATGAAGGCGAAGAGGAGACGGTGGCGTCGGGGGAGGAGCCGCTGGGCTTTCTGTCCAGACTGCCCCCCGGCCCCGCCGGCCTGGACTGCAGCGCCCTGGACCGCGACCCGGACCTGCCGCCCCCCTCGGGCACGTCGCACTTCGAGTTCCCGGACTACTGCACCCCCGAGGTTACCGAGATGATCGCGGGGGACTGGCGCCCGTCTAGCATCGCCGACCTGGTTTTCACCTACTGA